In the genome of bacterium SCSIO 12827, the window CTGACCAGCGTTTCCGGCGTGATGTCGGGCAGGCGGTCGGACAGGTCGCGGATGCGGCCGGCGGCATCCAGCAGGCCGGGGCGTTCCTCGCCCTTGGGGCCATAGCGCAGCAATTTCATGGATGGGACTCCCGGATGGATTTTAGACGTCTTTGACCGGTTTTCGCACCGGTGGCCGCATTAGGCTTCGCAGGGCCGGGAAGGTCAAGACCGTTACCTGGAATTTTATGAAAGTTTTATAGAATATTGAAAACACTTAATATTTTTGTTGGAATTTGAAGCGGAGCGTAAGCTGCGGAAGAAAAGGAATTTCCGCCATGGTGCTCCGCCGACCCGGTTTATTGTCCTTCGGGCGCCCGGCGCTGGTTGAAAACCAGCGGGGCTCGTCCCTGGTCGAATTCGCCTTCGCAGCCCCCCTGGTTGTGTTGATGCTCATCGCCATCATCGAGTTCGGCATGATCATGTTTGTCTCGACGTTGATGGAAAGTGCGCTGCGTGATGCCGCACGGTTCGGCATCACCGGTCAGGAGCCGGAGGGGGGCACGCGTCTGGAACAAATCATCGCGATTGTCGAGGACCGCACCATCGGCCTGGTCGATATGGCCGACGCCAAGGTCGAGGTTCGGGTCTACCCCACCTTCGGCGATGTCGGCCGCGGCGAAGCCTTCGTCGACGGCAACGGTAATGGTGTCTACGATCCGGGCGAGACCTTCACCGACGAGAACGGCAACGGTGCCCACGATGCGGACATCGGCGAGGCCGGGGCCGGCGACGCCGGGTCGATCGTCGCCTACCGCATGGAATACGCCTGGCCGCTGCGCACACCGTTGGCGGGGCCTTTGATCGGCGAAGACGGCAAGTTCGTTTTGAAATCGGCCATCGCCGTGCGCAACGAACCCTATGATCAGGCCATCGGCGCACCGGCGCCGGGCGGGTGAGGGGCGTCATGGGCGTTATCCGCAAGTTCCTGAACCGGTTCCGGCGCGACGGGCGGGGGACCATCTCCGTCGAGTTGGCGATCGCCGTGCCGGTGCTGACGGGCCTATTGATGTCGGGGGTCGAGGTCACGCGCTATGTCCTGATCAACCAAAAGCTGGAGCGCACGGCGGCGACCATGGGCGATTTGATCTCGCGCATGCCGGAACTGACCGAAGGCGACATTACGTCGTTCTTCGCAGCCTCGGACCAGGTCATGACCCCATATGACGTTCAGGTCGGCGGCCGGGTCATCATATCGTCGATCGCCCGGGACGGCGGCGGCCCGGAAATCATCTGGCAGCGAACATACGGTCTGGCGCCGGCGGCAAGCCGGTTCGGCGCCATGGGCGACCCGGCGGTGTTGCCCGCCGGATTTGAGGTCCGCGACAGCGAAAACGTCATCACCGCCGAGGTGTTTTATGATTTCGAGCCGATCATGATGACCGCCGTGCTGGAGGCTGGGCAGCTTTATTCCAGCGCCGTGTTCCGACCGCGTTTCGGAAGCCTGACCACCGTCAATCCCTGATCCGGTCCGCCCGCCAACCAATTCGTGATTTGAGCGGACTGGGGGCGGTGGGGGATAGTGGGTCCATGAAACGTCTGTTCATTTCGTGCCTGGGACTGTTCCTCGCAACCGGTGCCGTATCGTTGGCCGTTGCGGGGGGCGACGCGTTGCCGGCGGATCTGGTCGCGCGGTCGTGGGAGCAGATGACTTTCGACGGCAAACGCGCCAACCGATACAGCGCCTGCGGCGACGACTGCATCGCGGTTGATACGGATTCCAGTGTGTCCCTGATCGGGCGGCCCATAGCGGTGGATTTGGCGCAAATGCCGGTGCTGACCTGGGAATGGAAGGTGGATCTGCCCGTGGCTGCGACGGACTTGACCGTGAAGGGGCGGGATGATCGGGCCCTGGCCCTTTACGTGACCTTCCCATACGACCCTGACACGGCGACGTTTTCGGAATCTCTGCTGCGTCCCTTGGTCGAATTGACGCGCGGCAAGGACGCACCGGCGCGAACCCTGTCCTATGTCTGGAGCGGCGACACGACCACGCCCGGCACGGTCGTCGCCAGCCCTTATTTCGGCGACGTCAACGTGATGATCGTGGCGCGCACCGACCGTGCCCCCCTGGGTATGTGGCTGCGGGAAACGGTTGATGTGGCGGCGGATCATGAACGGGTGTTCGGCCGTCGTCCGCTGCGTGCGTCGCATGTGCTGATCGGTGCCGACACCGACGATACGGGGACACGCAACCGGGGTCTTGTACGCAATATCGCGTTCCAACCGCGACCGGGCGACAAATGATGAAGGTTTTCCTCTTGAATGCGGAACGATAAGGTCTTCACGTCGGATAATATCGAATACTAAGGGAGACCGTCTTAGGGATGACTATGGAAGCGGATGCCCGCACGGGAAATCCCGTGATTCTCTTGGACGTGGAGGGCGGTCTTGCGCAATCGCAGTCGCCTTCCCGCGATCTGTTGATTGACCAGATATTCGATGACGAGGATTTTAAACGCGGCCTGCGGGCCGATATTGCGAAGAGCGCGATCCCATTCAGCGGTCTCAGTGCGTTCCTGCAGTTCTGTGCCACGTACCTTGACCGACAAGGAGGTGGGAGTGGCGCCGATCCGGTGATTGAGGGACAACGCGCGCGCCTGTTTGATTATGCCGGGCGAATTAATCAGATGGCAGACCGGTTCAATACCGAGACCAAGCCAAACCCGGATGCCGTGTTCTGGCCGGACCCGGAGCGCGGCGGTAAACCGCTGAAGGACGTGATCCCGGTCGCCAAACGCTATCCATTTATCGACCAGGGAACCAAAATCGGATCGGCCGGAAGCTGTTTCGCAATCGAGATTGCTAAGAACCTGCTCGACCGCGGGTTCAATTACCTCTGCCTGGAAAAGACCTACGATCCGGAAACCGGCACGCTGGTCATGGATACCAGTTCCGACGATCCGGTCATTCAATATTCCTGCCGCTGGGGCATCATGTTCAATACGCCCAGCTTCACCCAGATCGTCGAGAACGCCTTCGGCGTTCGGCCGCTTCCCAAACTGCTGCTGAAACTCAGTGACGCACCGCCGGACATCTACATTGATCCATTCCGGGAGGCGGTCATGTTCCCGTCACCCGAAGCCTATGAAATCGAACGCGAAAAGCATCTGGAAAATACTCGGAAGGTCTTTCTTGAGGCGGACGTTTTCATCCTGACGCTCGGCTTGAACGAGGCTTGGCGTTACATGCCGGACGATGTCTATATCTCGCGTAACCCGCGGAATAAATCCATGACCGGTCTGATCGAGCACCGGACCCTGACGGTCGAGGAAAATATCGATTACCTGCAGCGCTTCATTGATGTGGTGCGCGCCCACAACCCGAATTTGAAACTAATTCTGACCGTATCGCCGGTGCCGTTCCTGGCCACCGGGCGGGCCGATATCCATCATGTTGTTACCGCCAACACGCATTCCAAGGCTGTGCTTCGTGTTGCTGCCGATATCATCGTCGAGCGCAATACGGATGTGTTCTATTTTCCAAGCTACGAGGTCGTCACTGTTTGTTCGGAAACGATCTGGACGGAAGATCAACGCCACATTCATTCTTCGGCAGTTGCGAAGGTTATGGAGACCTTTGACGAAATGTTCCTGACCCGCGCGGCGAAGACCCTCGTTCGGCTGAACACGGCCGGTGGGTGACGTCTCAACGTCCGCAGTTTAGGGGATATTAATGAGTCATCCCTAGAGTTCACGCGGTTCGTATCTCGGTCGGTCAGAGGCGACCAAATCCATGGATTTTTCGCAGTACACGGTTGATTCGTATGGCAACGTCCACCTTTCGGGCGACCTGAACGCCTGGATGCTGTCGTCGTCCTGGCGACGCCACGGCCTTTACCACCGTATCTGCCAACAGGAATACCGTTCGCAGCATGGCGGATTGCCGCCGGCGCGCGCCGCCGCTGACGATCTGCGCGATCATGGCGTTTGCTTATTGCCGCGGGTGTTGGCCGATGAAGAATGCTCAGCCTTTACCCAATCCATTGACGGCTATGTCGAAGGGTTGGCGCGAGACGGTCTGACCGGTTTGCCTGACACCTATTTCGTCCCCTGGTCGCAGTATCGGGCGGGCATCCTACGCCGGGTCTTGCCGGAGATCTTGTCGCCGGATCTGACGGCGAAAATTGAAGACTACTACGGCAGCCATTTCCAGGTTCTGTCGGTGTCGTTGAACCGCTACCTGGCGGAGATGGGGCGCGACGTATCTTTCCAATGGCATCGTGACGAAGAGCCACCGCAGCAACTGCACCTGATGGTGTATCTGTCCGGCGCATCGGATGAGGGCGGGCGTACGGAAGTCTTAGACCGGGCAACGACCCGCCGCGCGGCTGAAAACGGTTACAGTTATCCGCCCTTGGGCGAGCGTAGCGATGATCTTACGAAAATCCTTGGCTCCGACACGCTGGCAGGAACGGCAATTGTTCCTGATCTAAACGCGGGTGGGGCATTGATGTTCGCCGCGCCGCGCAATCTTCATCGCGGAGTGAAACCACGCGTTGGGCAGCGGGATACGCTGCTGATTCTTCTGATGCCGAGCCCGCTGCCTTGGCAGGCGCGACTGGGAGCGAATTTCCGGCAGGTTCTAAGCAGTGGGAAGCACACCACCTGTTGTCTGCTCAATCCATTCGATGAATTCTCCGAAGCGACATTGGAGCAGCATGGCCAAGCGCCTGAATGGGCGAAACTCGGGGAAATGTTTCCATCCGACGATTCCCTTTATTAACGTAATAGCCGACGCGGCCCCGGTCGCCTTTGCTGTCGCCAACGGCACACGCCGCCATTTCCAGGCGGCGGAATAGGGGGGCTATTCCGCCGGCGCGCGGCCCGGTTCGGCGCCGCCGGACGCCCCCTGGATCGCCTTGGTCGGGAACAGGCGGTCCAGGTAGATATAGACCACCGGCGTCAGATACAGCGTGATGACCTGCGACATCAGCAGGCCGCCGACCACGGTCAGGCCCAAGGGCGCACGTGCCTCGCCGCCCTGGCCGAAGCCGACGGCGATGGGCAGGCTGCCCATGAGGGCGGCCATGGTCGTCATCATGATCGGGCGGAAGCGGATCAGGCAGGCCTGATAGATGGCTTCGTCGGGGCTCAGGTTGTCCTCGCGCTGCGCCGACAGGGCGAAGTCGATCATCATGATCGCGTTCTTCTTGACGATCCCCACCAGCATGATGATGCCGACGAAGCCA includes:
- a CDS encoding GSCFA domain-containing protein yields the protein MTMEADARTGNPVILLDVEGGLAQSQSPSRDLLIDQIFDDEDFKRGLRADIAKSAIPFSGLSAFLQFCATYLDRQGGGSGADPVIEGQRARLFDYAGRINQMADRFNTETKPNPDAVFWPDPERGGKPLKDVIPVAKRYPFIDQGTKIGSAGSCFAIEIAKNLLDRGFNYLCLEKTYDPETGTLVMDTSSDDPVIQYSCRWGIMFNTPSFTQIVENAFGVRPLPKLLLKLSDAPPDIYIDPFREAVMFPSPEAYEIEREKHLENTRKVFLEADVFILTLGLNEAWRYMPDDVYISRNPRNKSMTGLIEHRTLTVEENIDYLQRFIDVVRAHNPNLKLILTVSPVPFLATGRADIHHVVTANTHSKAVLRVAADIIVERNTDVFYFPSYEVVTVCSETIWTEDQRHIHSSAVAKVMETFDEMFLTRAAKTLVRLNTAGG
- a CDS encoding pilus assembly protein; this translates as MGVIRKFLNRFRRDGRGTISVELAIAVPVLTGLLMSGVEVTRYVLINQKLERTAATMGDLISRMPELTEGDITSFFAASDQVMTPYDVQVGGRVIISSIARDGGGPEIIWQRTYGLAPAASRFGAMGDPAVLPAGFEVRDSENVITAEVFYDFEPIMMTAVLEAGQLYSSAVFRPRFGSLTTVNP
- a CDS encoding DUF3047 domain-containing protein codes for the protein MKRLFISCLGLFLATGAVSLAVAGGDALPADLVARSWEQMTFDGKRANRYSACGDDCIAVDTDSSVSLIGRPIAVDLAQMPVLTWEWKVDLPVAATDLTVKGRDDRALALYVTFPYDPDTATFSESLLRPLVELTRGKDAPARTLSYVWSGDTTTPGTVVASPYFGDVNVMIVARTDRAPLGMWLRETVDVAADHERVFGRRPLRASHVLIGADTDDTGTRNRGLVRNIAFQPRPGDK
- a CDS encoding pilus assembly protein — encoded protein: MVLRRPGLLSFGRPALVENQRGSSLVEFAFAAPLVVLMLIAIIEFGMIMFVSTLMESALRDAARFGITGQEPEGGTRLEQIIAIVEDRTIGLVDMADAKVEVRVYPTFGDVGRGEAFVDGNGNGVYDPGETFTDENGNGAHDADIGEAGAGDAGSIVAYRMEYAWPLRTPLAGPLIGEDGKFVLKSAIAVRNEPYDQAIGAPAPGG